In Cyprinus carpio isolate SPL01 chromosome A1, ASM1834038v1, whole genome shotgun sequence, the following proteins share a genomic window:
- the LOC109062052 gene encoding LOW QUALITY PROTEIN: SH3 domain-containing protein 19-like (The sequence of the model RefSeq protein was modified relative to this genomic sequence to represent the inferred CDS: inserted 1 base in 1 codon; deleted 1 base in 1 codon; substituted 2 bases at 2 genomic stop codons), translating into MTSLHNDRNIRSRIQAFESQSNTENDETSMPFPHPRKVFTKPPPLAPKPSIVLRPSVKKPKEEQVSQFVSHLYEEVDTPPMPAPKPQLFKKTSLYSRDDSDSQPPFSAALIPPSRPSLLRVRNIPSQDEEVISKGPYLPLKPSKDLLNLNNHNSTALLSNITSAENMLSNDYVNAPTNHSPSKPARQGGFNYMGPNSLGVIKRPTVIRVPSKTDKNPEETEDPPLSVHKPVGGPPTPAKPFRKNSFSLSSDMSLPPRPSGGKVLPPRPPPAKTGPGRPPPPRKDGSQRRPSDPGFSQIVPSKQQQPQWQQQSRRASKKGPALPPRPNPGHRLYNRYTLEIPHGIAEFDYNGTNTGELSFQKNEVLVLLKELDRKTFECQVGNAKGRVQKTHMKIITPLTNLHCNSAPQEDHSFSDMVENTGSLRVQALYHINTLNWPGELALNAGDVVSNVEQLDSEWYMGTCRNATGFFPINYVKTLPGTFCASIQQXRPNQKPSPEPVRGPRCVGRFDFEGEQSDELSFSEGDVIRLKEYVGDEWARGEVNGQVGIFPLNFVEVLEDLPPAPVQKSAPRGLESWPLNAGDVVSNVEQLDSEWYMGTCRNATGFFPINYVKTLPGTYAPASSNERQTKPSPEPVRGPRCVGRFDFXGEQSDELSFSEGDVIRLKEYVGDEWARGXVNAQVGIFPLNFVEVLEDLPPAPVQKSAPNKIAMPGMAGSSNTRMSYKDSQAERNSEEWAVALYDFTAETEEDLAFLQGDRILVTAHIDDEWWSGRINGRQGFFPKAFVETVTGGRNW; encoded by the exons ATGACCTCCCTTCACAACGACCGCAACATCCGGTCAAGAATACAGGCCTTTGAAAGTCAATCAAACACAGAGAATGATGAAACCTCTATGCCTTTCCCCCATCCTCGTAAGGTTTTCACCAAACCACCTCCACTGGCACCAAAACCTTCTATTGTCCTCCGACCCTCTGTCAAAAAGCCTAAAGAAGAGCAGGTTTCACAGTTTGTCAGTCACTTATACGAAGAGGTCGACACACCTCCTATGCCAGCGCCAAAACCTcaacttttcaaaaaaacatcgTTATACTCAAGAGATGACTCCGACTCTCAGCCTCCCTTCAGTGCGGCCCTCATCCCTCCATCGCGACCTTCACTGCTCAGAGTTAGGAATATACCTTCCCAGGATGAGGAAGTCATATCGAAAGGACCTTATCTGCCTCTCAAGCCCAGCAAAGACCTGCTGAACCTCAACAATCACAACTCCACCGCACTTCTGTCTAACATCACGTCCGCAGAGAACATGCTTAGCAATGACTATGTGAACGCTCCCACTA ACCACTCTCCCTCTAAACCTGCCCGTCAAGGAGGATTCAACTACATGGGGCCAAACTCGCTGGGAGTGATCAAGAGACCCACAGTCATCAGGGTCCCCAGCAAAACTGACAAAA ACCCTGAAGAGACAGAAGATCCACCTTTATCCGTGCACAAACCTGTGGGCGGCCCACCCACACCTGCTAAACCCTTTCGCAAA aaCTCCTTCAGTCTCTCTTCTGATATGTCTCTTCCACCACG gcCCAGTGGAGGAAAGGTTCTGCCTCCTCGACCGCCACCCGCTAAAACAGGCCCAGGACGACCTCCTCCGCCACGGAAAGATGGCTCCCAACGTCGGCCCTCAGATCCAGGATTTTCACAAATAGTGccatcaaaacaacagcaaccTCAATGGCAGCAACAAAGCCGTAGAGCTTCGAAAAAAGGTCCTGCCCTACCGCCGAGACCCAACCCTGGACATCGTCTTTACAACAGATACACC CTTGAGATCCCCCACGGTATCGCTGAGTTTGACTACAATGGCACTAACACTGGGGAGCTCTCCTTTCAG AAAAATGAAGTCCTCGTCTTACTTAAGGAATTAGACCGCAAAACCTTTGAATGCCAAGTTGGAAACGCTAAGGGGAGAGTGCAGAAAACACACATGAAGATTATCACACCCTTAacaaatttacactgcaattCAGCTCCTCAG GAAGACCATTCTTTTAGTGACATGGTGGAAAACACTGGATCTCTGCGAGTGCAAGCCCTGTATCACATAAACACAT TGAACTG GCCTGGAGAGCTGGCGTTAAATGCAGGTGACGTGGTGTCTAATGTAGAACAGCTGGACAGTGAGTGGTACATGGGAACATGTAGAAACGCCACTGGATTCTTCCCCATTAACTACGTCAAGACACTG CCTGGTACATTTTGCGCCAGCATCCAGCAATG AAGGCCAAACCAAAAACCATCTCCTGAGCCTGTCAG AGGCCCAAGGTGTGTCGGGAGGTTTGACTTTGAGGGAGAGCAGAGCGATGAGCTCTCATTCTCTGAAGGTGATGTGATTCGGCTTAAAGAATATGTGGGAGACGAGTGGGCTCGTGGGGAAGTGAACGGCCAAGTTGGTATTTTCCCTCTCAACTTTGTGGAAGTGCTTGAGGATCTCCCTCCAGCCCCAGTGCAGAAATCTGCTCCG aGAGGCCTGGAGAGCTGGCCGTTAAATGCAGGTGACGTGGTGTCTAATGTAGAACAGCTGGACAGTGAGTGGTACATGGGGACATGTAGAAACGCCACTGGATTCTTCCCCATTAACTACGTCAAGACACTG CCTGGTACATATGCGCCAGCATCCAGCAATGAAAGGCAAACCAAACCATCTCCTGAGCCTGTCAG AGGCCCAAGGTGTGTCGGGAGGTTTGACTTTTGAGGGGAGCAGAGCGATGAGCTCTCATTCTCTGAAGGTGATGTGATTCGGCTTAAAGAATATGTGGGAGACGAGTGGGCTCGTG AAGTGAACGCCCAAGTTGGTATTTTCCCTCTCAACTTTGTGGAAGTGCTTGAGGATCTCCCTCCAGCCCCAGTGCAGAAATCTGCTCCGAATAAGATTGCCATGCCTG GAATGGCCGGTTCATCTAACACTCGAATGTCTTACAAAGACAGTCAG GCTGAACGTAACAGTGAAGAGTGGGCCGTGGCGCTGTATGACTTCACAGCAGAGACAGAGGAGGATCTGGCCTTCCTGCAGGGAGACAGGATCCTGGTCACTGCTCACATAGACGATGAATGGTGGAGCGGACGGATAAATGGCAGACAAGGCTTCTTTCCCAAAGCCTTTGTAGAGACTGTTACAG GTGGAAGAAATTGGTAA
- the LOC109062053 gene encoding 40S ribosomal protein S3a-like, translating into MAVGKNKRLTKGGKKGAKKKIVDPFSKKDWYDVKAPAMFNIRNLGKTLVTRTQGTRIASDGLKGRVFEVSLADLQNDEVAFRKFKLVTEDVQGKNCLTNFHGMDLTRDKMCSMVKKWQTMIEAHVDVKTTDGYLLRLFCVGFTKKRTNQIRKTSYAQQQQVRQIRKKMMEIMTREVQTNDLKEVVNKLIPDSVGKDIEKACQSIYPLHDVYVRKVKMLKKPKFELGKLMELHGEGGTSSAAAKPAEGDTGAKVERADGYEPPIQESV; encoded by the exons ATGGCAGTCGGCAAGAATAAGAGGCTGACAAAAGGTGGCAAAAAAGGTGCCAAAAAGAAGAT TGTGGATCCATTCTCCAAGAAGGACTGGTATGATGTCAAGGCACCAGCCATGTTCAACATCCGCAACCTGGGCAAGACCTTGGTCACCAGGACTCAGGGAACCA GAATTGCCTCTGATGGTCTGAAGGGACGTGTGTTCGAGGTCAGTCTGGCTGATCTGCAGAACGATGAGGTGGCCTTCCGCAAGTTCAAGCTGGTCACAGAAGACGTGCAGGGCAAGAACTGCCTCACCAACTTCCATGGCATGGACCTCACCCGTGACAAGATGTGCTCTATGGTCAAGAAGTGGCAG ACCATGATTGAGGCCCACGTTGATGTGAAGACCACCGATGGCTATCTTCTCCGCCTGTTCTGCGTGGGCTTCACCAAGAAGCGCACCAACCAGATCAGAAAAACCTCCTACGCTCAGCAACAGCAGGTCCGTCAGATCCGCAAGAAGATGATGGAAATCATGACCCGTGAGGTCCAGACCAATGACCTCAAGGAGGTGGTCAACAAACT GATTCCTGACAGTGTGGGCAAGGACATTGAGAAAGCCTGCCAATCCATCTACCCTCTACACGACGTCTACGTCAGGAAGGTTAAGATGCTGAAAAAGCCCAAGTTTGAGC TTGGTAAGCTGATGGAGCTGCACGGTGAGGGTGGAACCAGCAGTGCTGCTGCTAAACCTGCAGAGGGCGACACTGGGGCCAAGGTGGAGAGAGCTGACGGATATGAGCCCCCCATCCAGGAGTCTGTCTGA